From Pectinophora gossypiella chromosome 16, ilPecGoss1.1, whole genome shotgun sequence, one genomic window encodes:
- the LOC126373791 gene encoding 2-phosphoxylose phosphatase 1 yields MAISFTNKSKIISEIMKFSFNHRAFYCYLGMSLWIFFLITVMYKYMAVGEEVVTPKKIVHHEYISKSDSKFRKIYLRACNPPDSIVRGSEGVVDTDTWLLQGVLVLTRHGDRGPLTHLKGGDKLPCDVEPVSPLLKSYVEFVSNSSVGGRAAWVSGGGPFHNFPSLPPRAAGTHCALGQLTPRGLLQMLTVGVILRDAYGDKLALNIEPGKKDTGEVISYSTRYRRTFQSLLGVSWGVAGRGAGALAAAARESHSVAFCHRDCACTRHHALNKKINMQAKNRLESHPAIKELVTKLSKVLFESQEHIDADVVRDALLAYMCHDAPLPCSEKPKPAKKTGKGHRKFRRDTINSRNLLDIDIDTLNMELDYINNQVDFNNEIGRKARDIIGKYYDSKDKKAPLDFDAQMEREKLLYYQQRYIDNSDAYEDVVIVKKNLDADFNFPNDARMDTDFDEDYREPTETPEDFCIKKEHVMSLFAYLEWSYRQEIKNVHNRRRGLLVAYGLIHNIVQNMIRMISENKPKLVIYSGHDKTLQALILALGLNNYQHYNIQYASRMIFEVHRKKDLRDEFKFTKRKAVAQDFYFRVVYNGEDITNKLSFCKGKHNVVMRVVDPIDDMKIYNTYLCPIENIVRFIHDDYFSVFNATNFKDACASYGTSKRV; encoded by the exons ATGGCCATATCATTTACAAACAAGAGTAAGATTATATCGGAGATAATGAAGTTCTCTTTTAACCACCGAGCCTTTTACTGCTATTTAGGAATGAGTTTGTGGATATTCTTTCTCATCACAG TGATGTACAAATACATGGCAGTAGGGGAGGAGGTGGTAACACCTAAGAAGATTGTCCATCATGAGTACATATCAAAGAGTGACTCCAAGTTCAGGAAGATATACCTCCGTGCCTGCAATCCTCCAGACAGCATTGTCAGAGGCTCTGAAg GTGTGGTAGACACAGACACATGGTTGCTGCAGGGAGTCCTTGTGCTAACGAGACACGGAGACAGAGGGCCCCTAACACACCTCAAGGGGGGTGACAAGTTGCCTTGTGATGTCGAGCCTGTGTCACCTTTGCTCAAGAG CTACGTGGAATTCGTGAGCAACTCCAGCGTGGGAGGTCGCGCGGCGTGGGTGTCGGGCGGCGGGCCGTTCCACAACTTCCCGTCGctgccgccgcgcgccgccggcaCCCACTGCGCGCTCGGTCAGCTCACACCACGCGGCCTGCTGCAGATGCTTACTGTTG gaGTCATACTTAGAGATGCGTATGGTGATAAATTAGCATTAAACATAGAACCCGGCAAAAAAGATACAG GCGAGGTGATATCATACAGCACGCGGTACCGGCGCACGTTCCAGTCCCTGCTGGGCGTGTCGTGGGGCGTGgcggggcgcggcgcgggcgcgctggccgcggcggcgcgggagagCCACAGCGTCGCCTTCTGCCACCGCGACTGCGCCTGCACCAGGCATCACGCGCTTAACAA AAAAATCAACATGCAAGCGAAAAACCGCCTGGAATCCCATCCAGCGATCAAGGAATTAGTCACGAAACTCTCGAAGGTACTCTTCGAATCTCAAGAACATATCGACGCAGATGTTGTAAGAGACGCTCTGCTAGCGTACATGTGCCATGACGCCCCGCTGCCTTGCTCCGAGAAACCCAAACCTGCCAAAAAGACCGGCAAAGGACACAGAAAGTTCAGAAGAGACACCATTAACTCGAGAAATCTCCTAGACATTGACATTGATACTTTAAACATGGAGTTAGATTACATAAACAATCAAGTAGATTTCAACAACGAAATCGGAAGGAAAGCTAGAGATATTATAGGTAAATATTACGACAGCAAAGACAAGAAAGCGCCTCTCGACTTCGACGCACAGATGGAGAGAGAAAAGTTACTGTACTACCAACAAAGGTACATAGACAACTCTGATGCGTACGAAGATGTTGTCATTGTAAAGAAGAATTTAGATGCAGACTTCAACTTTCCGAACGACGCTAGAATGGACACGGACTTTGATGAAGATTACAGAGAGCCAACAGAAACGCCAGAGGACTTCTGCATTAAAAAGGAACACGTGATGTCCTTATTTGCGTATTTAGAATGGAGTTACCGACAAGAGATAAAGAATGTCCACAATAGAAGACGCGGTTTGCTAGTGGCATACGGATTGATACACAATATTGTCCAGAATATGATCAGGATGATCTCCGAAAATAAACCAAAGTTGGTCATATATTCTGGACATGATAAAACTCTCCAAGCGCTCATATTAGCGTTGGGTTTGAATAATTATCAACACTATAACATACAGTACGCATCAAGAATGATATTCGAAGTACACAGGAAGAAGGATTTACGCGACGAATTTAAATTTACGAAGCGAAAAGCGGTGGCGCAGGACTTTTACTTCCGAGTAGTTTATAATGGGGAAGATATCACGAATAAATTAAGCTTTTGTAAGGGGAAACATAATGTAGTCATGAGGGTGGTAGATCCCATAGATGATATGAAGATTTATAATACATATCTGTGTCCTATAGAGAATATTGTTAGATTTATACATGACGattatttttcagtttttaACGCGACTAATTTTAAAGACGCTTGTGCGAGTTACGGTACCTCCAAACGGGTGTAG
- the LOC126373777 gene encoding X-ray repair cross-complementing protein 5-like, with protein MYIRTHLKSSKQEVKSTCSNLNSSSVAVPAREFCKISEYQIICFILLFENITVGSGTNLNKMPPKIDHGTLIILDIGQNVSEPEEKNKKSFFEEARECTARLIERKILNLGKNFMGVMLMGSSKTKNNMAAQCAGAFRHIELLSELQAPTWQMIRDLPEKPSSKKSDWLEAIIVAADHYKNGVSNAKIINKKIILMTNFQVPTELAVDDIEQVLCGLKEDHFEVDVIGPDIYEETQKNEDAVLARKIVEATNGVTAHFDDTMNYLLFHRKKQVFPVPWNVDLTIGPNIKIPVSSFVRTRDEPVVKNWIRTVKDPVTCKTSTTESIMKEKVHINTENQTAVESSEVIKGYVYGEKIIPFSESDRAMIYQSGGKSLSVYGFTHKSNITWQNLCGDGLSYVFGRKGNKKAQEAIRCLVECLHELNMVGIVRRVYNKGNAPKMFVLMPVIDSNNYVCLSMTAIAFKDEIKMMAFPPTNLKKYACTDEQVNAFKDLVKAMDLTNAYDETYDEAEAFPIAETVSPSAQYILDCIAFRAMNPGKPLPQPRNEIMMLFKQPPLVEKRSRDALEKVKTLFPLKPVEVKTRKQINNDGTSIDNNLPIKYDQADEPTSSNQLGVGMPKIQLPKKNDEVHRVGTADPITDFKALKDNGKTLADLSPEMTEAIENLVYINLDGKYSKALNTMKFFRTECVNSDPSFYNNWMLKFRTALNDRKKHDVLGLITEQRLNFILKEENSLSTYDTENSHEDSQLYENDTLPNSTELTIRSEVNDIFDEM; from the exons atgtatatcCGAACACATCTGAAGTCATCAAAACAAGAAGTCAAGTCAACATGTTCGAACTTGAATTCGTCCAGTGTTGCTGTTCCGGCAAGAGAGTTTTGCAAAATATCGGAATATCAAATAATAtgctttattttgttgtttgagAATATAACAGTTGGCTCCGGCACGAATCTTAACA AAATGCCTCCCAAAATCGACCACGGGACCCTTATTATACTGGACATCGGGCAAAATGTGTCAGAACCAGAagagaagaataaaaagagttttTTCGAGGAGGCGCGAGAGTGCACAGCTCGTTTGATCGAGAGGAAGATCCTAAACCTGGGGAAAAACTTCATGGGAGTAATGCTGATGGGCTCTTCGAAGACGAAGAACAACATGGCGGCGCAGTGCGCAGGCGCATTCCGCCACATCGAGTTGCTCTCGGAACTACAGGCTCCCACTTGGCAAATGATCCGGGATTTACCCGAAAAG CCATCCAGCAAGAAGTCAGACTGGCTGGAGGCAATCATAGTGGCAGCTGATCACTACAAGAATGGAGTCTCCAATGCAAAGATCATAAATAAGAAGATTATATTGATGACAAATTTCCAAGTGCCTACAGAACTAGCAGTTGATGATATTGAGCAG GTGCTCTGTGGTTTGAAAGAAGACCATTTTGAAGTAGATGTTATTGGTCCTGACATCTATGAAGAAACTCAAAAAAATGAAGATGCTGTACTAGCCAGAAAAATTGTTGAAGCTACAAATGGTGTCACGGCCCATTTTGATGACACTATGAATTATCTTTTATTCCACAGGAAGAAACAGGTCTTCCCTGTGCCATGGAATGTGGATTTAACTATTGGACCGAACATAAAAATTCCAGTTTCATCATTTGTTAGAACTAGAGATGAACCTGTAGTCAAGAATTGGATAAGGACTGTAAAGGACCCTGTCACCTGCAAAACTAGCACTACCGAAAGCATTATGAAGGAAAAAGTTCACATCAACACTGAGAACCAAACAGCTGTAGAATCTTCTGAAGTCATCAAAGGATATGTGTATGGCGAAAAAATCATCCCTTTTTCAGAATCAGATAGGGCTATGATTTATCAATCTGGTGGAAAAAGTTTATCAGTATATGGATTCACTCATAAGAGCAACATAACCTGGCAAAACTTATGTGGAGATGGCCTATCCTATGTGTTTGGTAGAAAAGGCAATAAGAAAGCCCAAGAAGCTATAAGATGCCTGGTGGAATGCCTTCATGAATTGAATATGGTTGGGATTGTGAGGAGAGTCTACAACAAAGGCAATGCACCCAAAATGTTTGTTCTCATGCCAGTAATTGATTCAAATAACTATGTTTGTCTGTCAATGACAGCAATTGCTTTTAAAGATGAAATAAAAATGATGGCATTTCCTCCTACCAATCTGAAGAAGTATGCATGCACTGATGAACAAGTGAATGCTTTCAAAGATCTTGTTAAAGCCATGGACTTGACAAATGCATATGATGAAACTTATGATGAAGCTGAAGCTTTCCCTATTGCTGAAACCGTTAGTCCCTCAGCACAGTATATCTTAGATTGTATAGCATTCAGGGCAATGAATCCTGGAAAACCATTGCCCCAGCCAAGAAACGAAATAATGATGCTGTTTAAACAGCCTCCTTTGGTAGAGAAAAGATCAAGAGATGCTTTGGAAAAAGTAAAGACACTGTTCCCTTTGAAACCTGTGGAAGTAAAAACAagaaagcaaataaataatgatgGTACTTCAATTGATAATAATTTGCCCATTAAATATGACCAAGCAGATGAGCCAACATCAAGTAATCAACTAGGTGTTGGTATGCCCAAAATACAACTGCCCAAGAAAAATGATGAAGTCCATAGAGTTGGCACAGCTGATCCTATTACTGATTTCAAGGCACTCAAAGATAATGGCAAAACTCTTGCTGACTTATCTCCTGAAATGACAGAAGCTATAGAAAACCTAGTGTACATCAATTTGGATGGCAAGTACTCCAAAGCTTTGAACACTATGAAGTTCTTTAGAACAGAGTGTGTAAATTCTGACCCATCATTCTATAATAATTGGATGTTAAAATTTAGAACAGCCCTGAATGATCGTAAAAAGCATGATGTATTGGGTCTAATAACAGAACAGaggttgaattttattttaaaggagGAAAATAGTTTGAGTACTTATGATACTGAGAATTCTCATGAAGACAGCCAGCTGTATGAGAATGATACTCTTCCCAACTCTACAGAGTTGACTATCAGATCGGAAGTTAATGATATATTTGATGAAATGTAA